The following nucleotide sequence is from Raphanus sativus cultivar WK10039 unplaced genomic scaffold, ASM80110v3 Scaffold5451, whole genome shotgun sequence.
CAGTATGATGAAGAACATGGGTATGGAGCATTTTGTAGGAACAGTGGATCCTACAGCCGCTTATGATTGGAAGCTGAGTCTACAACGAAAGTTGGAGAATATTGACTGTCCCTCAGAGTTTAAGTTTAGATTGGCTATGCAGTACTTGCGTGGAGATGCATTGGTATGGTGGGAGGGAGTGCGATTGAACCGTGGGCCTGACATTCTCACTTTTGCAGAATTTTTTGAGGAGTTTGATAGGAAGTATTTTCCAAAGGAAGCTATGGATAGAAAGAAGAGGGACTTCGAGCATGTGAGCCAGGGTGACTTGTCGATCAAGCAGTATGAGGTTAAGTTCAACCAGCTTCGCAGGTTTGTTGGAGGTGGTATTCCTAAAGAGGAGTTGATCAGGAAGTTTTTGGATGGGATGCGTTTGGAGATTCGCAACAGGTGTGTTGTCGTCACTTACTATAGATTGGGAGACTTGGTGGAGAAAGCAGATGAACAGGAAGCATGTTGGATAGAGGAGCAAAAACTTCACAAATCAGTTCAGACCAAGTCTGGAAAGACTACAGAGTCTCAGAAGAAGACATGGGACCAGCAAGAGACACCGAGTTGTGCTCGTTGTCATCGTCATCATAATGGAGAGTGCATAAGGTGTCATTCATGTGGACGGACAGGCCACATGTCGAGAAATTGCCGGTTTAAACCAATAAATTCAGATTTTGAGAGGCAGGTTGTTGCACAAGACAAGTCATCTAAGGATTGCTATGGTTGTGGTCAGCCAGGTCATATGTTGAGGGATTGCCCGACGAGGGAACATGCAGAAGATTTATCGCCGCCTAAGCGCTAAGCCATCGATCCACGAGCTTATGCTACACAAGATTAGGAGGAAGTGAGCCATGAGCCAGTAGGCATCTTTGTTATTTGCAATTCTTGTGGTTTAGTACGTTGATGTTCTTTGTAAACATTTGCTGCTTAATTGGTAAACTCATACATATTCGGTTTTAGTTCATGCCTTTTTCTACGATAATTTGAAGATGAAACCGAGTCACTGAATCATGATTTGAATTCAAGGACGAATTCCTATTTaagtgggggagaattgtaacgaccctgTTTTTACAAACCATATTAAATTCcagtttgattattttttgaCTAAACCAGATATGCTTATATACTAATTATAagtatttcttttatttctaaaacCTAAAATGTAAACAGTAGCGCAGCCTTTATTTTtcacatcatcttcttcatattAGCCATCTCATTCCATCTCCACGTTTTTCTCTCCATTAGCTGATCCAGTGACCATCATTGACCGTCATCTTCTGAGAGTATGTAGCCAACTTTTTTCTCTATGTTATATTGAAAGCGGATCTCCAATTGGATTTGTATTCTAAAAGTTATGTATGTTTTATCAAAGGGTAGTTCTGCATAACACATCTGAGACCAGTATTGGAAAAAGTCGGGAATGGATTATCAAATCATTGAATTTTGATGCCAAACTTTCGTGGTAAGTTATAGACTCACAGAATACCTGTAGAAGAAAACGGATCATCATTTGGAATTTTGGTTGTAATGTTATGATT
It contains:
- the LOC108834380 gene encoding uncharacterized protein LOC108834380; this encodes MGMEHFVGTVDPTAAYDWKLSLQRKLENIDCPSEFKFRLAMQYLRGDALVWWEGVRLNRGPDILTFAEFFEEFDRKYFPKEAMDRKKRDFEHVSQGDLSIKQYEVKFNQLRRFVGGGIPKEELIRKFLDGMRLEIRNRCVVVTYYRLGDLVEKADEQEACWIEEQKLHKSVQTKSGKTTESQKKTWDQQETPSCARCHRHHNGECIRCHSCGRTGHMSRNCRFKPINSDFERQVVAQDKSSKDCYGCGQPGHMLRDCPTREHAEDLSPPKR